The DNA segment CTGCTATCAAGATTTCAGCATATAAGGGCTTTCCTTTTATATCCTTAGCCAGAATTGAAGGAAATACCTTATCCTCTGACATTGCCTTTAAAGTCCTTGAATTTGCTAGAATATAGCTCATTCCGCCTAGTATTCCATCGTTTAAAGATATAAAGCCTAAAATTATTGCGCCAGCTATCCCGAAGTCACTTAATAAATACTGAACTAAGTTCCCTGTAAAGTCTAATGCCCCTAAGGAGTAAAAGAAAAACACTGCTAAAAGGCCTCCATAAAATACTACTGCAACTGCAACTTTTCCTATACTCTTTGAAGAGGCATCATAACCTAATGGTGCAATTGAACCATAGCCTGTAGGGATTCCTAGACCAAAAACTACTGCCTCAAAAAGCGAAGAGGATAAACTAATGTTGAAAGGATTATAAAAGTGCCATCCTGAGTCCCTCAAGAAGAATATTGCCAGGCTAACGAGAGCTATCATTTCTGCAGTTGACATAATCATTGCGTACTTTGCTGATGCCTTAACTCCTGCAATTACTAGCGTGGAAGCCAGTCCGCTAACTATTAATGCCAATAACCATTGATTAAGTAAGATGCTAGGTGTAAAAGGTAACATTCTAAGTATTGAATAAAGTACGTAAGCTCCGCCTGCTAGCAATGTACCTCCGTAAGATAATGCATAGGCTAAATAAACCCAACCTGTGCTAGTCCCCAATCTTTCTGTTAGCGCATAATAAGCATAAGTATAGTAACCTCCTCCCCTCTTAAACCTACTACTTAGCCTATTTATTACTATTCCATTTAATGCAACGACCGCAGTAGCAATTAACATTGCAAAAGCTCCCTGAGTCCCTACTAACGATATCATTACAGTACCGAAGGTTAGTAGAGAAATAAAAGGAGCTTGACCTCCAAAGGATAGGAAAAATAAGTCTAAAGTTGAAAGTTTGATCTTGGTTCTGCCTTTGTTGATCCCTACTGGCTTTTGATCGTTCATTATACAATAATTTGCGGAGGAAAATTATAAGACTTACTTGTATTATATTTTGATAAAATAATATCACGGATATAAAAGAAAATATAATCAAATTACTCTTTCTTTTATAATACTAGAAGAGATTAAGAATTATTAAGGTTCTTTTCTAAATTTTATTTAATGCTAACTCAAACTTCTTCTGACGTATTATTATCGATTGCCGATGATTTTCTTTCTAAGGATGACGTTGTTTCACCGACTAGAAGGGTTACCTCCAAGGGGCTCATCGATTCGGGTGGCCAGAGAACTACCATTGGAAGAGTGTGGGACTTTCATGCTGTTACCCTTCACTTGAGCTGGAGAGGAGTGTCATTAACGTCACTATAAGGCTGCTGAAGAAACAATAAAGCTTTTATCAATAAGGAAAAAGCTTAGCATATTAAGAACTGTGGAGAATCAAAAAAGATGGACCTCTTCTATATTATTTGAGGCAGCAAAGAACTTGGGGAGAGGCATACAAAATCTTGCATTCTGCTTGATATTTGCACGTTTTTGGATTTCATGAAAAGTGATGCGGAAAAGATTTCTATAAGAATAAAGAGAAAATAAATAATTGTCTCTTATATAGATATAACGCGTAATCCTACTATAGCAGGAAAAATTCTATAAGATCATGAGTAAATGTAATAGTAAAATGATGAACCGTGTTTCAGCTGAGGTGTGAAGAAAATCGCTGTGCTGATAACGGTTTAAAGTCAGTTGTAAATATTCATTCATGAGAAAAGGGAAAGCAAAGCTTTACTGCGGATGCTTCCAAGCTGTCGGGTTATCAATTAAGGAATTTCTCGAGATGACAAAATAAACGATAAGCCTCGCCCCTTCTAGGGGCTGGGTAAAGTCTTTTAAACGCCAACTATGCCTATTAATTAAAGTCACGAAGAAGCCTAGAGGAGTAATCATTTGCCCCAAGGGACATAAACTTCACAGTGACCTAAACGGTGCGTTAAACGTTCTAAAGAAAGTAACAAGAAAAATTGTTAATGCAGTTAAGGAACCTCTATCATTCGTCGTAGATCACAACCGAGTAGCACCCATAAAGGGGTGTAACCCTTGAGACCTCGCCCTTTAGGGCGGGGAGGAGGTCAGTATTTCATCAACAAAAATTACATTTAGTTCTGCTTTAAAAGGCTCAATTTCCTTTTCCCTTCTAAATAAGGTTGGTAAACCTAAGACCTTACCCGTTGCAATACTACTCGCATCAGCCAACGATATAGGATATTTACACTTTATTTTATAAACTTCTCCTTTTATCCTGGAAAACGGGAATATTGTAAAATAGCCTGAAGTTTTAAGCATATTTTCAACCTCTTCTGCCTTCTTTTCTCCGTTTTTCCTACAAATTACGTATTTTATTTCCTCAACGTTTAACTCATTTATTACTACTTCTTCCAAGTTATCTTCTATATACTTTTCTAATTTTTTGCCTTCATCGCTTCCTGACAATATGTCAATGAGTATTCCGGAATCAAACACCATACTTCTCTTTCTCGTGCTCAATTTCCTTTCTCCTCTCTTCTTCAAGTTCTTCCGCAGAAAGGTTAGGCACTATTCCTACTAAACTCCTTAAAATCTCTGGATTTTTCTTCCTATAGAGAGAAAGTAAGAATTCTATTACGTCGTTAAAATCCACTTTTTCTCCTCTCTCTATCTGTAATTCGCCCATGATTTTGATTAATTCCCTTTTCACTTCCTTTGATACTCTAATTGTGTCTGACATCACTTTGTTACTTTGTTACAAAGTATATTAAGGTTTACCAAATGTCAAAGGGAACGTGTATAATCAAAATCGTAAGTGAACGTTGAGTTATTATGACGATAAGAGATATTATTTTCCTGTAATTTCCTTCTCAATTTCATTAACTATTCTAGGTAATGCAACCTCTATTGGTTCTCTAATAATTACGTCAGCCTCTTGATCTAAAGGAGTTTCGTCTGCGTTAATAATGATAAGTGAGCCTCCCCTCTCTTCTTTAACTATTTGAGGAATTAAGTTTGCAGGATATACAGTAAGGGAAGAACCTATAACTAGAGCAAGGTCTGCCTCATAAGCTATCCTTACTGCTAATTCAAAATCCTTTACTGGCTCTCCGAAAAGTACTACGTCAGGCCTTATAATTCCTCCGCAAGAACATTTAGGAGGAAGGTTTCCTTCATCGATCATTTTGAGCACTTCCCTAGAATCGTATTGTCTAAAGCATGATGAACAGTAAGATCTCTGCATTGTTCCATGTAATTCTATTACGTTTTGTGAGCCTGCCTTTTGATGCAGACCGTCTATGTTCTGCGTAATTACATATTTTATAATACCCATTTTCTCCAGCTTAGCTAAGGCGTAATGTGCTTCATTTGGTTTTGCTTCGAATAATCCTCTCATTCTCTGAGAATAAAATTCCCAAAAGCCTTTAGGATCTCTGTTTAGATAATCAATTGAGGCGATCTCAGGAGAGTACTTTTTCCATAATCCGTTAGGCCCTCTGAAGTCCGGGATACCGGAGGCGGTGCTTATTCCTGCTCCTGTAAATGCTATTGCGTAAGTTGAGGATAATAGGAGCTCTACCACATTTTCCATAATGGGTTCTCATAAATATTATTGAAGAAGGGATATTATGTTTTGCTAAAACGAAATAATTTAAACATACATATAGAATATCAGAATTTACAAGAATGGGGATTAATGGACGGATGGATATCCCAATTAGTATTAATGACTCTCCTCTCAAGTATTCCTCTGGGCTAGAATCGTTGAGTCCCTTGGGAGGTAACCTTTCCAGGAGGAAGTCAGAACAAAAAACTTGTCTGATGAAGAGAAGCCAGTTGAATGAGGAGAAAGAGATAATCAGCTTTTATCTTCCTTCTTCTCAGCTAATTCATCCAATGCTAGGATTAAATTAGCTTGGGCAAAGGCTTGAGGATAGTTTCCAGTAAATTCCTTCCTGTCTGGATCTATATGCTCTCCAACTAAGTATATTCCTTGAGTAGCATCAAGTATTCCTTTAATTATGTTCTTAGCATCTTGGATTCTACCTAGTCTAATGTAAACCCTAGCTAGCCATAAGGACGCAAGGACAAAGGGGTATTTAGCCTCACCTAGGAAGTCCCTCTTATACCTCTTCAGTTGTCCCTTATATAAGAGCTGATTTTCTATTTCCCTCAACGTATTTAAGAAAATCTCATCTCTCACGTCAATGAAACCGTAAATTGGTAAAGTAAGCAGTGCAGCGTCAACTTCGTTACTCCCTACTTTCTTTACGAATATTCCGTTTTTAACTCCGTTTTGTAAAACCCACTCCTTTATCTCATGCTTAGTTTCCTTCCATGGATTTTCTTTACCTATTGCGTTCATTAATTTTCCTGCCCTATCTAACGCAACCCACATCATTACCTTAGAGTGAATATAATGCCCTTGTACACCTCTTTCTTCCCATATTCCTACATCTTCTAATTTCCAGTTTTCCGAAACCCAATCTGCAATGTACTCTATCACGTCCACATGGCTTCTTATGTAATTTTCGTCCCCAGTAGCTTCATAGTATTTGTAAAAAGCATCTAAGAAGAAACCTTCCAAATCAAGCTGTAATTGCCCAGCAGCCGCATTTCCTATTCTTACAGGCTTAGAGTTCTCGTAACCTGAAAGCCAAGGTATTTCTTCCTCTTTTGGAGGGACTGAGCCATCAATCGAGTAGAGAGGATAAATGAAGGGCTTGGAAGTAAATGAGACCATTCTTGAGAAGAATTCTATTATTCTTCTAGCCTCTGCAGAAAAACCAGCAGATATTAAAGCCTCTGCAACTATTGACGAATCCCTAACCCATGCAAATCTATAATCCCAATTTCTTGTTCCTCCTTCAACTTCAGGGAGAGACGTAGTGGGGGCAGCAACAATTGCACCAGTAGGGTTGTAAAGTAGTCCTAAAAGTATTCCAACAGAAGTTTGATAAGCGTCAAGTAATTTGTCTCCAGTGTATCCTTCAATTTCTATTTCTGCAATCTTTCCTTTACTCCTTCCCCTTTTCATTGTATTCCTCCAATAGGCTATTGTCCTTTCAAACCCCCTTGCAACGTCGAATTTAAGTTGTCTTTTGCCGAATATTCCGAACCTATCATCTTTAAAGTAACCCATGTAAATGTAACCCTCACCGTAAACTGTCCAAGAGTTTTCAGAAATCTGGTCAAGCTTGTCGAAAAGAAGATGAACTTCTAAGAATTCTGAGCTTTCCGGATTTGAGAACTTGAAGACATTATTTGAAAGCCTTTCTATTATTGCTGGACTTTTACCGTAATTAAAAACGGGGAGGATTGAAACTTTTAACGGATTTTTTGCCACAATTTTTCTAACCAATCCATGTTCTCCGTGGAGTAATAAATCAGTTATCTCGCTTCCGTCTTTTAGTGTAGTTAGTAGAACGTTTGGAACTAAGTATTCCTGCTTTGCTATTTCTCCTGAGATAAAAAAATGACCTCCTCTTTGAGGGTCTAATATTGAGGAAAAAACTGAGGGCGAATCATACCTTGGAAATGCTAGCCAAACAATGTCAGTTCCTTTTATTAAAGCTCCAGTGAACTCGTTATTGATGCAGGGGAGAGGTTTCACAAAATTAGAAAAGTTTGGTAGATAATAAAGCATATGCTAAGCATATACGATGCAGTAATAAATACATGAATAATACTCCATAGGAAGCTATTGCGAGATGTACTCCGAAATAGGGCTTGCCTCCTCTCCAAAGGGCAAGTTTTGTCGTTCGCTTTATCATTACAAGGAAACTCTAAATAATTGATATTTTTAAATAATACATAAAATTAATCAGTTTATCTTTATTTATAAGCCTTAATATTGATATTGATCGTTATATAGACAATTAATCTATTATACTTTTATATAGTTTCAGTTTTACTATTTATTTCACCATAATAGTAACTTATGACCTCAATTTACCCTTTAATTTTTCTTCGATAGAAAAATACGTTTTTCCTTGTATCTTATTAATTTAATAGCGTATATGAGTAATATAAATGAATATTATACAGTACTAAGCGATTTTAACTAAAAATCATCACATAATCGACTATAATACTGTAAGTCTCTAGGGTTATAGCTTTGATTTAGTTAGTTAGTCTGCCCATCCTCCTTAATCTTAACATATTGATCCTGCAGTTGGGAGATTTAAAATAAAATACATCCATTCATTTAAAATTTCTAATTAATAAAATGATATTTCCTTTTTTCCTAGACTCTATAAGTAGAATTTCTACAAGATACAGGATAGTCAATACACTAACTAGAGAATAATAAAACTTGCATGTTTCCATTAAAATCTGATATTTCTGAACGTAAATTTTTTTATTTTAATGCTATGAAATATAATCATGAGTTTTGAAACAGATATAGAGGGATTGAAGGAATTAAAGGATGCCTCTCTGTGGTTTATAATAATAGAAATATTAGCAATTATAGGAGAATTCGCTAGTGTCGCTGCTCTAGTAATTGCAGTAATAGACTTAGTTCTTCTATTTACGATAGCTATTCCAAAACTTAGACATGCATTTCAAATCTTTGCGTCTACTGGAAAAAATGTCTCAAAAGGTTTTACAGGATTGAACTTAATTCTGCCAGGAATAGTTGTTGAACTATTAGGAGGAGCTCTGGCAATAGCTGGATTATTCTCCTCAAGTGTAAGCCTTGCTATTGTAGGAGGTGTGATAGTATTTTTAGCAGCAATTATTCTATTTATAGCATATTTACTTATAGGAATAGATATTTTTAACTTAGGCAACTTTTACAATAATGATATGCTAAAAATTGGAGGAATTTTAATTATAATTCCTTTCATTTCCTTTATAGGCTGGATATTGACTTATGTAAGTGTCGATGAAGTTATAAATAAACTAAGGGGAGGAACTTATGTGCCTCAGCAGTTTCAAGTATATCAAGTAGGGCAAGGAATAATAAGACTTGATGGAACGGCTAACCTTACCTTATTTTCTTCAATTAATGTAAACGTAGTAAGTGCCTCAATAGATAATACCCCCTATACTACAACAAATATAATTCCTAACGTACTAAATGTAGGAAATAATTTCATTACAATGAAATTTGCAGGAGTAACAGGGTTAATTCCAGGAAATAATTATTATCTTACGATTTATCTATCAAATGGAACCAGCATAAAGGCAGTAGTAACATGCTCCTCAACTTAAACCTTTATTTATTGTGTTTATTCTCAAAAATTTAGTTTTATTTTAGAAATAATTCATATTAAATATTAGAATAATGTTATATACAATATTTATTATAAAAACATTTTATGATATAACCTTATTAAAAATGTCCTACAATTAATTGCAGGGAAAGGAAATAAGATGAATTTATATATGTTTTAAAACTTTATTTTATATTCATTTATTATACTATTTATTAAATGCATTTAATTGCTATATAATCTATAACATAAGGTGTATTTATTTTTACTTTCAATGGTTCTACAAGAAAATAATGGTTTAACCTTCATCTTCTTCAACTTCTTGAATTTCTTCTGTAACCTTTTCCTTTTCAGCCTTCTCTTCCTCCTCCATAGCCTTCTTCATTTCATCAACTTCCTCCTTTGGTAAAGGTTCAACTGTTGCAGAGAAATTAGTGACCTTTAAATACTTATCCCACTCTACAATAATTCCGTTATCCGTTATTTCCATTGGGTGTCTAACCATTGAGATCTTAGTATCTCTCATCTTCCATACAATTATTGACCTATACATTTTGCCCTCAACTTCATCAAGGTCCATCCTAATAATTCCGTCTACCGCATGTTCTACTCCTGGTCCTCCAAAACCTCTTTCTCCTACGGAAACTTGACTGACGAAAAATGCAGTACAGCCAAGTCCAGAAATTATCCTCTTTAAAGTCATTACTATTCCTCTAGCCATTGCGGGTTTTGTTAAATAAAGCGTACTTACTGAGTCTATTGCAACTCTAGTAGCCTTTAGGTCTTTTATAGCCTGCCTTAATACGTCAGCCAATTCCTTAACGTCGTCAACGTTCTTTACTACGTATTTCTCTTTTTGCGCAGTTGAACCGTAACCGCCAGTAAATGCGTCAACAATTGCGAATTTGCCTTCTTTTTCATATTTTGTCACATCCCAGCCGAAGTGGTGAAAACTCCTAAGCACTGATACTGGGTGTTCTTCTAAGGCAACATATACTCCTGCCTCTCCTCTAATCAGTCCGTTATAAATGAATTGTTGTGCTGAAATTGACTTACCGGTTCCTGGACCTCCAGAAACAAGGACAATGTTCCTTTCAGGAATACCGCCATAAAGTATTTCGTCTAATCCAGGGATATAAGTCCTAACTCTTCTTACGTTCATAAGATTAAATACTCTTTAAAATATAAAAAATCAACTAACTTCTTTATTACTTGCTTTATCTGAGTTACTTCTACTACTAGTAGTAGATATATTACTACTCCACACTCCTAGAAAATAAAAAATCAAGGATACAACTGAAACTATTGCAGATGCTTCATAAAAGTTAATTAATTTTAGAGCACCGTCACTACCTATATAAGTCATTATGGTTAAGAAGGCAATATCTCCTATGTACCACAAGGATTTAACAAAGTCCTCCTTTACTTTATAGATTGCTCCAAAAATTAAACTTCCTGCCGTAAGTAAAATTACAGCATAAGGAACTAAAGGCCAGCCTGACCAGAATACTATTAAAGATGAGAAAATAAAAGCTAGAGGTGAGACCACTAAAGTAAATCTATTCTTTATAACTCCTTTTCTCCATAGAGAACCCATTACCACGGGGTTAACTAAAAAACCTATGTAGCCTGCAATAACGCTGTCAGTAATTAAGCCGTAAATTGTTGGCAAAGGTGAGGAAATGTAAGTTACCACTGAACCTATAATTGCGAAAACTATTAAGCTCCAGTAAGGTATTGAATACCTTTCGTGCAATTCCCTCATAGAACTTGGCACGTATCCAGACCTACCCATTGCAAATAAAACTCTAGTCCCTGCACCTAGGTAAATATATCCAGTAATAAACGGTCCTATAATACCTATTATTATGGTTAGCAAAAGTAAAGGTGATGAATGCAGACTTGAGGCAATGTCAATGAAAGGATTACCAGGAAGTGATGATAATGAAGACCAACAACCCTGTTTTATTCCTAATTTACTCCAATTCAATGACGCAACAAAGGCAATTGAGAAAAGTACGTAAATTAAGGATTGACCTAAGATAGTTATTAGTATTGCACTACCAAGCTTTTTAGTCTTGGCTTCCTCTGCATAATCTGGTATAACTCTAATTCCTCCGAAGGCAAACATCGCTAAAGGTATTGCTGAAAATACTCCTGCAAAACCGAAGGGAAGAAAACCTCCGTAAGCAGTAAAATTCCTAGGAATGAAAGATAATGCTATTACGCCCAATGCTACAGCTAAGTAAAGTATTAGCTTTACTCCTCCCCCTACAAGGGTAGATT comes from the Acidianus infernus genome and includes:
- a CDS encoding APC family permease, whose translation is MNDQKPVGINKGRTKIKLSTLDLFFLSFGGQAPFISLLTFGTVMISLVGTQGAFAMLIATAVVALNGIVINRLSSRFKRGGGYYTYAYYALTERLGTSTGWVYLAYALSYGGTLLAGGAYVLYSILRMLPFTPSILLNQWLLALIVSGLASTLVIAGVKASAKYAMIMSTAEMIALVSLAIFFLRDSGWHFYNPFNISLSSSLFEAVVFGLGIPTGYGSIAPLGYDASSKSIGKVAVAVVFYGGLLAVFFFYSLGALDFTGNLVQYLLSDFGIAGAIILGFISLNDGILGGMSYILANSRTLKAMSEDKVFPSILAKDIKGKPLYAEILIAGIFTSAVVTLTNFMGLYGVFVILGGLAGIFNLFIHSSANLSLVRITAKRAKKHWWELTIGILATLVSIVVLLYSFTGFSPIMINIFLGWIVLGFFYLEIKEMLSSTED
- a CDS encoding type II toxin-antitoxin system VapC family toxin — translated: MSTRKRSMVFDSGILIDILSGSDEGKKLEKYIEDNLEEVVINELNVEEIKYVICRKNGEKKAEEVENMLKTSGYFTIFPFSRIKGEVYKIKCKYPISLADASSIATGKVLGLPTLFRREKEIEPFKAELNVIFVDEILTSSPP
- a CDS encoding VapB-type antitoxin — its product is MSDTIRVSKEVKRELIKIMGELQIERGEKVDFNDVIEFLLSLYRKKNPEILRSLVGIVPNLSAEELEEERRKEIEHEKEKYGV
- the cobB gene encoding NAD-dependent protein deacetylase — its product is MENVVELLLSSTYAIAFTGAGISTASGIPDFRGPNGLWKKYSPEIASIDYLNRDPKGFWEFYSQRMRGLFEAKPNEAHYALAKLEKMGIIKYVITQNIDGLHQKAGSQNVIELHGTMQRSYCSSCFRQYDSREVLKMIDEGNLPPKCSCGGIIRPDVVLFGEPVKDFELAVRIAYEADLALVIGSSLTVYPANLIPQIVKEERGGSLIIINADETPLDQEADVIIREPIEVALPRIVNEIEKEITGK
- the treH1 gene encoding alpha,alpha-trehalase TreH1 translates to MKPLPCINNEFTGALIKGTDIVWLAFPRYDSPSVFSSILDPQRGGHFFISGEIAKQEYLVPNVLLTTLKDGSEITDLLLHGEHGLVRKIVAKNPLKVSILPVFNYGKSPAIIERLSNNVFKFSNPESSEFLEVHLLFDKLDQISENSWTVYGEGYIYMGYFKDDRFGIFGKRQLKFDVARGFERTIAYWRNTMKRGRSKGKIAEIEIEGYTGDKLLDAYQTSVGILLGLLYNPTGAIVAAPTTSLPEVEGGTRNWDYRFAWVRDSSIVAEALISAGFSAEARRIIEFFSRMVSFTSKPFIYPLYSIDGSVPPKEEEIPWLSGYENSKPVRIGNAAAGQLQLDLEGFFLDAFYKYYEATGDENYIRSHVDVIEYIADWVSENWKLEDVGIWEERGVQGHYIHSKVMMWVALDRAGKLMNAIGKENPWKETKHEIKEWVLQNGVKNGIFVKKVGSNEVDAALLTLPIYGFIDVRDEIFLNTLREIENQLLYKGQLKRYKRDFLGEAKYPFVLASLWLARVYIRLGRIQDAKNIIKGILDATQGIYLVGEHIDPDRKEFTGNYPQAFAQANLILALDELAEKKEDKS
- a CDS encoding DUF973 family protein, with protein sequence MSFETDIEGLKELKDASLWFIIIEILAIIGEFASVAALVIAVIDLVLLFTIAIPKLRHAFQIFASTGKNVSKGFTGLNLILPGIVVELLGGALAIAGLFSSSVSLAIVGGVIVFLAAIILFIAYLLIGIDIFNLGNFYNNDMLKIGGILIIIPFISFIGWILTYVSVDEVINKLRGGTYVPQQFQVYQVGQGIIRLDGTANLTLFSSINVNVVSASIDNTPYTTTNIIPNVLNVGNNFITMKFAGVTGLIPGNNYYLTIYLSNGTSIKAVVTCSST
- a CDS encoding KaiC domain-containing protein, with product MNVRRVRTYIPGLDEILYGGIPERNIVLVSGGPGTGKSISAQQFIYNGLIRGEAGVYVALEEHPVSVLRSFHHFGWDVTKYEKEGKFAIVDAFTGGYGSTAQKEKYVVKNVDDVKELADVLRQAIKDLKATRVAIDSVSTLYLTKPAMARGIVMTLKRIISGLGCTAFFVSQVSVGERGFGGPGVEHAVDGIIRMDLDEVEGKMYRSIIVWKMRDTKISMVRHPMEITDNGIIVEWDKYLKVTNFSATVEPLPKEEVDEMKKAMEEEEKAEKEKVTEEIQEVEEDEG
- a CDS encoding APC family permease; the encoded protein is MPLRKELGFLELTILGISGAVGTGVLFSSAGMSALAGPGVILAWVLGSIFYTFVGLTYVELSRIYPEAGGPSRYAIYSHGKVTNLINAMADLIWYLFIPPIEALAVVEGLDYFYPSLINSSGVPTTEGVLIGVVILFLFIPFNYFGVKFFGKSTLVGGGVKLILYLAVALGVIALSFIPRNFTAYGGFLPFGFAGVFSAIPLAMFAFGGIRVIPDYAEEAKTKKLGSAILITILGQSLIYVLFSIAFVASLNWSKLGIKQGCWSSLSSLPGNPFIDIASSLHSSPLLLLTIIIGIIGPFITGYIYLGAGTRVLFAMGRSGYVPSSMRELHERYSIPYWSLIVFAIIGSVVTYISSPLPTIYGLITDSVIAGYIGFLVNPVVMGSLWRKGVIKNRFTLVVSPLAFIFSSLIVFWSGWPLVPYAVILLTAGSLIFGAIYKVKEDFVKSLWYIGDIAFLTIMTYIGSDGALKLINFYEASAIVSVVSLIFYFLGVWSSNISTTSSRSNSDKASNKEVS